In Roseicyclus marinus, the genomic window GCCGCGCTGGCCGCGCTGGTCGTCATGATGCGTCTGCTCAAATCCGTCAGCTTCACGCCCTACGTGATCTATCGCGTGATCCTGGGCGTGGTGCTTTTGGGGATCGCCTATTCCTGACCGCGCAGGTGGCGGGCCGTTTCCTTGATCTGCGCATATTGGCCACCCGGGCGGAAGCGCCACAGGTAATCCTCCAGCACCGGGTCCATCGCGACCGGGGTAATGCCCAGATCGGCAAAGCCCATCCGCCCCTCGGTCACGACATTGTCGCGGCGCAGGTTGCGGACCTGGTCACGGGTCAGAACACCATTGCGCACCAGGCCCAGCGTCGCGGCCTGCAACAGGTCAAAGGCACCGCCCATCAGCATGGCGACGGGAAAGGGGACATTCACGATCAGGCGGCGGCGCTGGATGATGCGCAGCATGCGCTCCATCAGCTGGCGGAAGCTTGCCACCTCGGGCCCGCCCAATTCGTAGATGCCGGGCTTGGCCTGACCCAGAACGCCCATCACGGCCGCCCGCGCCACGTCGTCGACATGGACCGGCTGGAACCGCGTGTCGGCGCCCACGACCGGCAGAACCGGACCCAGACGGGTCATTCCGGCGAACCGGTTGAAGAATTGATCCTCGGCCCCGAAGATGATGGAGGGGCGCAGGATCACGGCCTGCGGCATGGCGGTCAGAACCGCCGCCTCTCCCTTG contains:
- a CDS encoding complex I NDUFA9 subunit family protein, with product MSKLVTIFGGSGFVGRYIARRMAKEGWRVRVAVRRPNEALFVRPYGVVGQVEPVLANIRDDDCVRSALRGADAVVNCVGILAESGKNKFNNVQQHGAARIARIAAEEGVARMVHISAIGADTGSDSEYAKTKAKGEAAVLTAMPQAVILRPSIIFGAEDQFFNRFAGMTRLGPVLPVVGADTRFQPVHVDDVARAAVMGVLGQAKPGIYELGGPEVASFRQLMERMLRIIQRRRLIVNVPFPVAMLMGGAFDLLQAATLGLVRNGVLTRDQVRNLRRDNVVTEGRMGFADLGITPVAMDPVLEDYLWRFRPGGQYAQIKETARHLRGQE